ATCATCAAACTCCTTCTCTACTCTAGCTGTAAAACTAAAATCAATCACATTCGGAAAATGCTCTACGAGAAAGTCATTGACCACCATAGCGATATTCGTTGGGAAAAGCTTCTGTTTTTCAGCTCCTGTGGTCTCTTGTTTTTTCTCCTCTTTGAATTCTCCTTTTTGAATGAGCATCTCCACATAGTCGCGCGGTCTTCCATCCCGTGATTCTTTGATTACATATTCACGCTTCTGAATAGTGGAAATGGTAGGCGCATAGGTAGAAGGTCGTCCTATCCCCAGTTCTTCCAATTTTTTCACCAAAGATGCTTCTGTATATCTAGGAGCTGCCCGGGTAAAGGTCTCCTTGCCTTTCATCTGCTGCAAGTTCAATACCTGACCCACAGTCAAAGGTGGTAAAAGTGCCTTACCGTCATTTTCCTCCTCTTCAGGCTCATCGTCCGTGTCCTCCAGATAGACCTTTAAGAAACCATCAAACTTGATGATCTCTCCGGTAGCTACCAGATTTTGGGGTTGATTCGAGACATCTATGGTAATAATGGTCTTTTCCAACTGGGCATCAGCCATCTGAGAAGCAATTGCCCGCTTCCAGATCAGCTCATAAAGCCGCTGCTCATTTCTATCCCCACTCACTTGTGTATTGGCAAAATCAGTAGGTCTAATGGCTTCGTGAGCTTCCTGCGCACCTTCAGACTTGGTATTGTATTTTCTAGACTTATGGTAATCACTACCATAAGAGTTCAAAATTGCACTTTTTGCAGAAGCCATGGCATCCTCAGACAAGTTCACACTATCTGTACGCATGTAAGTGATCTTACCTGCTTCGTATAGCTTCTGCGCCACAGACATGGTCTGAGCTACTGAGAAATACAGCTTTCTACTGGCTTCCTGCTGCATGGTAGAAGTGGTAAAAGGAGCTGCTGGAGTTTTCTTACCAGGCTTTTTCTCCAGTTTTGCCACTGAAAAGTCTGCCTCCAGGCATTTTTTCAGAAAGTCCTCAGCTTCTTCCTTGGTATCAAATTTTTTTGGAAGCTCAGCCTGGAATGTTTTTCCCTCAACTTCAAAAATCGCCGTTATCCTGAAACTTGACTTGGCTTTGTGCTGCTCTATTTCACGCTCTCGCTCTACGATTAATCGTACAGCCACAGATTGTACTCTACCCGCAGAAAGACCTGTTTTGATTTTTTTCCAAAGAATAGGTGAAAGTTCAAAACCTACCAATCTGTCCAGAATTCTTCGAGCCTGCTGAGCGTTCACCAAGTCAATATCTATTCCTCTAGGGTTTTCTATGGCCTTTGAAATTGCATTTTTTGTGATTTCCCTGAATACAATCCTTTTGGTATTATCATCTTTCAGCTTCAAAACCTCTTTTAAATGCCATGATATGGCTTCTCCTTCGCGGTCGTCGTCACTTGCTAGATACACAGTCTCTGCGTCTTTGACTAGGCTCTTGAGGTTTTTGATCACTTCCTTTTTGTCTGCTGTCACCTCATAGGTAGGACTAAACCTATTTTTAATATCGATGGCTTTGTCGCCTTTAGGCAGATCACGAACGTGACCATAACTGGATGCGACCTTATAATCCTTACCTAAATACCCTTCGATGGTTTTAGCTTTGGCAGGTGACTCGACAATGACAAGGTTTTTAGACATAAAAAGCAGGATTTCTGGGTTTCTACACCCGATTTGAAAGGCTAAAAATAGACGGCATTGTAGTCTTGTCCAAATATTAAAAAAATGCGGACGCTTAATTGGTGGGATTTTTGATATTTCCTGCACATT
This genomic window from Algoriphagus sp. TR-M9 contains:
- the topA gene encoding type I DNA topoisomerase, producing the protein MSKNLVIVESPAKAKTIEGYLGKDYKVASSYGHVRDLPKGDKAIDIKNRFSPTYEVTADKKEVIKNLKSLVKDAETVYLASDDDREGEAISWHLKEVLKLKDDNTKRIVFREITKNAISKAIENPRGIDIDLVNAQQARRILDRLVGFELSPILWKKIKTGLSAGRVQSVAVRLIVEREREIEQHKAKSSFRITAIFEVEGKTFQAELPKKFDTKEEAEDFLKKCLEADFSVAKLEKKPGKKTPAAPFTTSTMQQEASRKLYFSVAQTMSVAQKLYEAGKITYMRTDSVNLSEDAMASAKSAILNSYGSDYHKSRKYNTKSEGAQEAHEAIRPTDFANTQVSGDRNEQRLYELIWKRAIASQMADAQLEKTIITIDVSNQPQNLVATGEIIKFDGFLKVYLEDTDDEPEEEENDGKALLPPLTVGQVLNLQQMKGKETFTRAAPRYTEASLVKKLEELGIGRPSTYAPTISTIQKREYVIKESRDGRPRDYVEMLIQKGEFKEEKKQETTGAEKQKLFPTNIAMVVNDFLVEHFPNVIDFSFTARVEKEFDDIAAGGQVWQDMLDAFYGNFHKNVEETEQVSRQDVNSSRELGNHPVSGKPMIARLGRFGPLVQIGDADDEEKQFASLKKGQFIENITMEEALELFKLPRDVGMFEDKKMVAAIGRFGPYIRHDGSFVSLPKELDPLSVTEEEAIQLIKDKREADAKKHIKSFDENPEIQILNGRWGPYIKMGKKNYKIPKDKEAETLTYDETIHIIENQPEPKKRGGRFSKKK